Proteins found in one Haloferax litoreum genomic segment:
- a CDS encoding cob(I)yrinic acid a,c-diamide adenosyltransferase, which yields MKIYTGRGDEGMTDLRDMTRVSKTSSRIEAYGTVDEVNTLIGTVRPTGYDDVDEVLEAMQNHLHIVQADLANPDPDEDDPQIRAEHVDDLEAWIDDAESELDPLTSFILPGGSETGAKLHHARAVSRRGERRVVSLAAEEPVNTEVVAYLNRLSDALFVFARLVNKRDGVREDSPTY from the coding sequence ATGAAGATATACACCGGCCGCGGCGACGAGGGAATGACCGACCTGCGGGATATGACCCGCGTGTCGAAGACGAGCAGCAGAATCGAAGCGTACGGAACGGTCGACGAGGTGAACACACTCATCGGAACCGTACGGCCGACGGGGTACGACGACGTGGACGAGGTTCTCGAAGCGATGCAGAACCACCTCCACATCGTGCAAGCGGACCTTGCGAACCCCGACCCAGACGAAGACGACCCGCAGATACGGGCCGAACACGTGGACGACCTCGAAGCGTGGATAGACGACGCTGAGTCGGAACTCGACCCGCTTACGTCGTTCATCCTTCCCGGCGGGAGCGAGACGGGAGCGAAACTTCACCACGCACGTGCAGTCTCCCGACGTGGGGAACGCCGAGTGGTCTCACTTGCTGCAGAGGAACCAGTCAACACCGAAGTCGTCGCCTACCTCAATCGACTGTCGGACGCCCTGTTCGTCTTCGCCCGATTGGTCAACAAACGCGACGGTGTCCGGGAAGACTCGCCGACGTACTGA
- a CDS encoding helicase-related protein, translating into MLSVPPLVDNADKSLEEVYKKIIPQIEEARIATGYFYLSGFDLYKEDLDNLADPEELGRAPLRILMGRQTNQQTADEIEEGQSLRESFRKELKDDIENLNNAQLGRLNRLREFIAEGIVEVRIRNPENGYFHAKGAAFRAPLDDGEEPAPEGEDTRACATIVGSSNFSASGHRNNIELNLTSQDRYQTQKFEDWYDNQWANAEDFDEEIVRVIENSDQYKEWKEKQKPGGPDDDELGTYLEPFELYKLLAYDELSGNVSVRDSPLYYFQTLGYESAREKLSQYDGCIISDSVGLGKSFIGGELLYDYRQSGERCLLIVPANLTDQWKDLLQHGTDEDGDPYFGLEVDGTHLDVMSVSKFQNLSYEEVQTLRDKFDVLLIDEAHRFRNFGKWRPNPDNDDDYKGTRRHANLRQLRGKTMVMLTATPINNSATDLKNLISLFTSPEEIRNKASLDFDAFDEYIDLAETRKRIAAGKEEVSDQKQQQITEQLQRQSTEISNILNEVMVLRTRKHVKDLIQDEEDFEMNFKPPKLHKEQYSLPPAYQPIYRMLPDVMDALHLPHITVKNPKAGGTLKALYKLNLLKRLESSTYAFVQSIETLHRSERQLLGLLEDLPESEDINLLRTVQDGENPSTIDDFVEGKDAAEDIEQTLEEFGFDSTAVRADGSDENTENELADATIGEVKNYIREDLTLLAYFLTQFIGDVARDTGDVSDHAVRVRGWLHDHDAGTLPTVPEDEVNPVLYPKSDLSEVDVATRNFYEAVFSLREFRDPKIDRLAKVLQNHDRKVLIFTQYRGTADYVYRTLRDNPDSPLTAANSAVVKGGDENKQDIIQRFAPQASGYQSTLAESDENEVQYVVATDTLSEGVNLQDVHVAVNYDLPWNPMRIVQRVGRIDRIGSTAEKHVHNFYPDGDIEAAIKLLKRLQAKINDIALIVGKENNILDPNEDQILEQAGVSTQKTIGELEVDEIEDSLRRSREIEDVNELDDTSKNPLLRNAGSNEEAAYDRFLLKRELNEKYGLTADDFEYAEGFFADPPGEREFLYTNAVNHKKGPRPGVFALAHLWFDDNVEEAPLGRVRRAFYYKPFSDGVKERSVQTLSINPSVEGEPVSGNIDHVLANREEITYILDERLEEIREGQVEGAFKQGDSYSKEQETILDFILHYIRPNFGDESCRREDHDTVGEWADNLHSRLDEVKLANTDEDRILRGTFRHHDKYGSLPDWPPTEFLEELEVFLEENIESSTEYQDTLVGESAVNARLICWGVIGN; encoded by the coding sequence ATGCTTTCTGTTCCCCCGCTTGTCGATAATGCCGACAAGAGTCTCGAAGAGGTCTACAAGAAGATTATTCCCCAGATCGAAGAGGCTCGGATTGCAACAGGATACTTCTACCTCTCCGGATTCGACCTCTATAAGGAAGATTTAGATAACTTAGCAGACCCTGAGGAACTCGGTCGGGCTCCACTTCGAATTCTGATGGGGCGTCAGACTAATCAACAGACTGCTGATGAAATCGAAGAAGGTCAAAGCCTCCGTGAGTCGTTCAGAAAGGAACTCAAAGACGATATTGAGAATCTGAACAACGCGCAACTTGGACGACTGAATCGCCTCCGTGAATTCATTGCTGAGGGTATCGTCGAAGTCCGCATCCGGAATCCCGAGAACGGCTATTTTCATGCAAAAGGGGCTGCCTTCCGAGCCCCTTTGGACGACGGTGAAGAGCCTGCTCCAGAAGGTGAAGATACACGTGCGTGTGCGACAATCGTTGGGTCCTCGAATTTCTCTGCGTCGGGTCACCGAAACAACATCGAACTAAACCTCACTAGCCAAGACCGATACCAGACGCAGAAATTCGAAGACTGGTACGACAATCAATGGGCAAACGCTGAAGATTTCGATGAAGAAATTGTTCGAGTCATCGAGAACAGTGACCAGTATAAGGAGTGGAAGGAGAAGCAAAAGCCCGGAGGCCCTGATGACGACGAACTGGGGACCTATCTAGAACCCTTCGAACTCTACAAACTGCTAGCATACGACGAACTCAGCGGCAACGTCAGCGTCCGGGACAGCCCACTCTATTACTTCCAGACTTTGGGGTATGAAAGTGCAAGAGAGAAACTCTCTCAATACGACGGCTGTATAATCTCCGACTCTGTTGGTCTAGGGAAGTCATTCATTGGCGGTGAACTCCTCTACGACTATCGACAGAGTGGGGAACGTTGCCTTCTCATCGTACCTGCTAACCTGACCGACCAGTGGAAAGACCTGCTTCAACACGGGACGGACGAAGACGGGGACCCTTACTTCGGACTGGAGGTAGACGGCACACACCTCGATGTGATGAGCGTCAGCAAGTTCCAGAACCTCTCATACGAGGAGGTACAAACTCTCCGGGACAAGTTTGATGTGCTGCTCATCGACGAGGCCCACCGTTTCCGTAACTTCGGTAAGTGGCGTCCAAACCCTGACAACGATGACGATTACAAAGGAACGCGACGTCACGCGAATCTCCGGCAACTACGCGGGAAGACGATGGTCATGCTGACTGCGACGCCTATCAACAACAGCGCCACTGATTTGAAGAACCTAATCAGCCTGTTCACGAGTCCAGAAGAGATTCGAAACAAGGCGTCGCTTGACTTCGACGCGTTCGACGAGTACATCGATCTCGCGGAAACACGAAAGCGTATCGCCGCCGGGAAAGAGGAAGTTTCTGATCAGAAGCAACAGCAAATCACCGAGCAATTACAGCGCCAATCGACCGAAATCTCGAATATCCTCAACGAGGTGATGGTCCTTCGGACACGCAAGCATGTGAAAGACCTTATTCAGGATGAAGAGGACTTCGAGATGAATTTCAAGCCCCCAAAACTCCACAAAGAGCAATATTCACTCCCACCTGCCTACCAACCGATCTATCGGATGCTCCCCGACGTGATGGACGCTCTCCACCTTCCACACATCACAGTGAAAAACCCAAAGGCGGGCGGTACGTTGAAAGCACTCTATAAACTGAACCTACTCAAGCGGCTGGAATCCTCGACATACGCGTTCGTACAGTCCATCGAAACGTTGCATCGGAGCGAGCGCCAGCTACTCGGATTGTTAGAAGACCTCCCTGAAAGTGAGGACATCAATCTTCTTCGAACGGTACAAGATGGGGAGAACCCATCAACCATCGATGACTTCGTTGAAGGAAAAGACGCCGCTGAAGATATAGAACAGACACTTGAAGAGTTTGGATTCGATTCAACCGCCGTTCGTGCTGACGGTAGCGATGAGAACACAGAAAACGAGTTGGCTGACGCAACGATAGGGGAGGTCAAGAACTACATTCGTGAGGACTTGACGCTGCTAGCATATTTCCTCACGCAGTTTATTGGAGACGTAGCCAGAGATACTGGAGATGTTAGCGATCACGCCGTCAGGGTGCGTGGTTGGCTCCACGACCATGATGCAGGGACACTTCCCACTGTCCCCGAAGATGAGGTGAATCCGGTACTGTACCCGAAGAGCGACCTCTCAGAAGTGGATGTTGCGACTCGGAACTTCTACGAAGCAGTGTTCTCATTGCGAGAATTCCGCGATCCGAAGATCGACCGACTCGCAAAGGTCCTTCAGAACCACGACCGGAAAGTTCTGATATTTACACAATATCGTGGGACTGCAGATTACGTCTATCGGACGCTTCGCGACAACCCGGACTCACCATTGACAGCCGCGAATAGTGCGGTGGTGAAAGGCGGGGACGAGAACAAGCAAGACATCATTCAACGGTTCGCGCCGCAGGCATCTGGGTACCAGAGTACACTTGCAGAGTCAGATGAGAATGAGGTCCAGTACGTCGTAGCGACGGACACACTCAGTGAGGGTGTAAACTTACAGGACGTCCATGTCGCAGTGAACTACGACCTACCTTGGAACCCAATGCGAATCGTCCAGCGTGTCGGGCGTATCGACCGTATCGGGAGTACGGCGGAGAAACATGTCCACAACTTCTACCCGGACGGCGATATCGAAGCCGCAATCAAGTTGCTGAAGCGGCTACAGGCGAAAATCAATGACATCGCCCTCATCGTTGGGAAAGAGAACAATATTCTAGACCCGAACGAGGATCAGATTCTAGAACAAGCGGGGGTCAGCACCCAAAAGACAATTGGGGAACTGGAAGTCGACGAGATTGAAGACTCGCTACGGCGGTCGCGAGAGATTGAGGACGTCAACGAACTTGACGACACGAGCAAGAACCCACTTCTTCGTAACGCTGGAAGTAACGAGGAGGCAGCGTATGACCGTTTCCTGCTCAAGCGCGAATTAAATGAGAAATATGGACTTACTGCAGACGACTTCGAGTACGCAGAGGGCTTCTTTGCAGACCCACCCGGGGAGCGGGAGTTCCTGTATACGAACGCGGTCAACCACAAGAAGGGTCCCCGTCCGGGTGTGTTCGCGCTCGCTCATCTGTGGTTCGATGACAATGTGGAGGAAGCCCCACTAGGGCGTGTTCGACGGGCGTTCTACTACAAGCCGTTCAGTGATGGCGTGAAGGAGCGATCGGTACAGACGCTTTCGATCAATCCATCTGTGGAGGGCGAGCCAGTATCGGGGAACATTGATCACGTGCTGGCGAACCGAGAGGAGATTACATACATTCTCGACGAGCGACTCGAAGAGATACGCGAAGGACAGGTCGAGGGTGCATTCAAGCAGGGAGACTCCTACTCGAAAGAGCAGGAGACGATTCTGGACTTCATACTCCACTATATTAGACCAAACTTCGGGGATGAGTCCTGTCGTCGTGAAGACCACGACACGGTTGGAGAATGGGCGGACAACCTCCACAGTCGTCTGGACGAGGTGAAGCTTGCAAATACCGATGAGGACAGAATTCTTCGTGGAACGTTCCGGCATCACGACAAATATGGATCTCTCCCTGACTGGCCACCAACCGAATTCCTTGAAGAACTTGAAGTGTTTCTTGAGGAGAACATCGAATCATCAACCGAGTACCAAGATACACTAGTTGGAGAAAGTGCTGTGAATGCCCGTCTCATTTGCTGGGGAGTAATCGGAAATTGA
- a CDS encoding recombinase family protein: MAQGRSYAAYIRRSTEDQSDEHQLSDIEDWLDYNDVSVSEVDFYREQASGAKRDREKFNQLIEDIEDGHYTDVVVWEVSRVARHGLAAQRFFTVCEETGTVIHVTNGSVRRIEPEGEGRMVAGIIAEVAAEERRNLIRRTKSGLRRAREDGKWTGPAPTGFTTDDGYLTPNLNPNYDNKETGFLDVVDALERIVSGEWSYNKAAEHTPNITRQTFSNIHQDEERLAWYLERRAEDDRVSEALGEVELQS; encoded by the coding sequence ATGGCTCAAGGTCGGAGTTACGCGGCATACATTCGACGCTCAACAGAAGACCAATCCGACGAACACCAACTGTCCGACATCGAAGACTGGTTGGATTACAACGATGTATCTGTCTCCGAAGTCGACTTCTACCGAGAACAGGCCAGTGGTGCGAAACGCGACCGCGAAAAGTTCAACCAACTAATCGAAGATATTGAAGACGGGCACTATACTGATGTGGTTGTCTGGGAAGTCTCACGAGTCGCCCGACACGGATTAGCCGCACAACGATTCTTTACAGTCTGTGAGGAAACTGGGACCGTCATCCACGTCACCAACGGGAGCGTTCGACGTATTGAACCCGAGGGAGAAGGTCGTATGGTGGCAGGAATTATCGCCGAGGTTGCCGCAGAAGAGCGACGTAATCTAATTCGTCGAACTAAATCAGGCCTGCGTAGAGCACGTGAAGACGGCAAGTGGACCGGTCCAGCTCCGACAGGGTTCACGACCGACGACGGCTATTTGACCCCAAATCTCAACCCGAACTATGACAATAAAGAAACCGGATTTCTGGACGTTGTTGACGCTCTAGAACGCATTGTATCGGGGGAGTGGAGTTACAACAAAGCTGCGGAGCACACGCCGAACATTACGCGACAGACGTTTTCTAACATTCATCAGGATGAAGAACGGTTGGCGTGGTATCTTGAGAGACGTGCTGAGGATGATCGTGTATCCGAAGCATTGGGGGAAGTTGAACTTCAGTCGTAA
- a CDS encoding glutaredoxin family protein, with protein MGIVLYALDGCPFCERVHDALTDADIDYETQWVEPLHSDRDEVKRVSGQRVVPVLVDEEHGVTMNESENISQYIENTLAR; from the coding sequence ATGGGAATCGTTCTGTATGCGCTCGATGGATGTCCGTTCTGTGAACGGGTTCACGACGCCCTCACAGACGCAGATATCGACTACGAGACGCAGTGGGTCGAACCACTCCACTCCGACCGCGACGAGGTGAAACGGGTGAGCGGTCAGCGCGTCGTCCCCGTTCTCGTCGACGAGGAACACGGCGTGACGATGAACGAGAGTGAGAACATCAGCCAGTACATCGAGAACACACTCGCACGATGA
- a CDS encoding tyrosine-type recombinase/integrase — MNSKTQQEEERIQVWMKPEQIDELRNATVEISQPYLSGRNDALIALMADTGLRVSEAVHIETEMIDFDDGVLRIPSHIQKQPPEGQRPPAALSLAPETLRTLRTYLNSRWKDSDYLFPSRQSERMTTETARNIIEDAALEADIRPYRGVGRGEPKDVTPHTLRHSVAYRLLAREDEGIYKVKSRLRHSSVTTTESIYTHLDVA; from the coding sequence ATGAATTCCAAAACTCAGCAAGAAGAAGAGAGGATACAGGTCTGGATGAAGCCCGAACAGATAGACGAACTCCGAAACGCCACAGTCGAAATCAGTCAACCCTATCTCTCCGGTCGCAACGATGCCCTGATAGCACTCATGGCCGACACAGGACTCCGAGTGAGCGAAGCCGTCCATATTGAAACCGAGATGATCGACTTTGACGACGGCGTTCTACGGATTCCAAGCCACATTCAGAAACAACCCCCTGAAGGACAGAGGCCACCAGCCGCGCTCTCCCTCGCTCCGGAAACCCTCCGAACTCTCCGGACCTACCTGAATAGTCGCTGGAAGGACTCAGACTACCTCTTCCCTAGCAGGCAATCGGAACGTATGACCACCGAAACCGCTCGGAACATCATCGAAGACGCCGCCCTCGAAGCCGACATTCGACCCTATCGAGGTGTGGGGCGTGGAGAACCGAAAGACGTGACGCCGCACACACTCCGGCACTCGGTCGCGTATCGACTTCTAGCACGAGAGGACGAAGGTATATACAAGGTCAAAAGCAGATTGCGTCACTCCTCGGTGACAACCACCGAATCAATCTACACCCACTTAGACGTCGCCTGA
- a CDS encoding sigma-70 family RNA polymerase sigma factor: protein MDEKFDPRSMTGALDEIIPPNETTIGSKAALKEMEPVVDSISEDISGIGRKAAQRYLLRYEYGMSTNELASEFDVTPQTISNQVSEVRVKVLKYPRLASVIGTLRAHRSGLSEPDIEDGHTWDGETTLQGVPIEYSCQFRTGSASRPYSWAYLCESRYRDDDTIYHLFVDYLIDAIHGVFLKRLRMGISKKSWERPPITEKHTYCAYPLPNLEIPNNRNGTLLDAAEYHWAYDTKNYFETRVTEGVEKGDLEYSAEDGNTGLGRSAYLTRDDVLSHRIRNCRDPEEAIEEYAEAVFVRNNLERLCLTYPFSNPFDLEYETITQVWNGQPSRLDNYEFTGKFDKEKMYDITINMRSRYLGRDVRAPTKRNSVDMPTWKSY from the coding sequence ATGGACGAGAAATTCGACCCTAGAAGTATGACGGGGGCACTTGATGAGATTATCCCTCCCAACGAGACTACTATCGGAAGCAAAGCTGCACTCAAAGAGATGGAGCCTGTTGTTGATAGCATATCTGAAGACATCTCTGGTATCGGCCGGAAAGCCGCACAGCGTTACCTATTGCGGTACGAATACGGTATGTCGACTAACGAACTCGCGAGCGAGTTCGACGTCACCCCACAAACAATCTCGAATCAGGTTAGTGAAGTCCGAGTTAAGGTACTGAAATATCCGCGATTGGCGAGTGTAATCGGTACGCTCCGTGCTCATCGGTCAGGCCTTTCTGAACCTGATATTGAAGATGGCCACACTTGGGATGGCGAAACTACCCTACAAGGTGTACCCATTGAATACAGCTGCCAGTTCCGAACTGGTTCTGCTTCCCGTCCTTACTCATGGGCTTACCTGTGTGAAAGTCGATACAGAGATGACGACACAATCTACCATCTCTTCGTTGACTACTTGATTGACGCAATCCACGGTGTCTTCCTAAAGCGGCTTAGGATGGGAATCTCGAAAAAATCGTGGGAGCGTCCTCCGATCACAGAAAAGCACACCTACTGTGCATACCCGCTCCCCAACTTAGAAATCCCAAACAACCGAAACGGTACGCTCCTTGACGCGGCTGAGTACCACTGGGCTTACGATACAAAGAACTATTTCGAGACGCGCGTCACGGAAGGGGTCGAGAAAGGTGACTTGGAGTATTCTGCAGAAGATGGTAATACAGGTCTTGGGCGAAGCGCATACCTCACCCGAGATGATGTTCTCTCCCACCGAATCCGGAATTGCCGTGATCCTGAAGAGGCAATCGAAGAATATGCTGAGGCTGTTTTTGTGCGAAATAACCTCGAACGATTATGCCTGACATATCCATTCAGCAACCCATTCGATCTTGAATACGAAACGATAACACAAGTCTGGAACGGCCAGCCGTCTAGATTGGACAACTATGAGTTCACAGGTAAGTTCGATAAAGAAAAAATGTATGACATCACGATAAATATGAGGAGCAGATACCTCGGAAGGGACGTCCGTGCCCCCACTAAGAGGAACAGCGTCGATATGCCTACATGGAAGTCGTACTAA
- a CDS encoding Eco57I restriction-modification methylase domain-containing protein, which yields MTLQQIKAADIAGWDSLQDIADSLEKRGLKTRPNLGEEHQLVLQLSDNEFVVIVEAGPGESATDFKPENRTRHTNLVATNDFEEFTFLTRVRSWEGQQHGRIKHQKLSFSKEQFERDSGEKNTILQKLNSIEYGTSAAIYDTLYDTRQVVKKFYQQFENLRTDLVQEVSGIPDDRGDAKQRYVQVILDRMIFLYFIQEKRLLHRDRDYLHEQPAKVVDEGEDRYEEFYAPLFFDYLAEDKQNPDFGKLPYLNGGLFAKNPVEEEFEDAKLGDSAEKTNELFDDILDFLSDWNWNVDERLDIVDPKNLSPAVLGHIFEQTVNQKEMGAYYTPEEITGFMARRTVHPYLLDQLNETVGASYNEIDDVFGFTEIDASKEAAALADGGMVTQQAPTENVDVGHVETLYHDILKETKVLDPAVGSGAFLLAGQEVLLDLYMQCIEFFQRLEDEGKGWELSSRTRDELETIASGKGNASLYAKRTIILNNLYGVDIDDGAVEICKLRLWLSMVADIEDEPGEVEPLPNIDFNIRQGNSLIGFTELTEVATESGDASLTNYGGGVGESVREMYEDVIKAVKRHKQANTASEATTARNLAESRIQTYSESLDEKILEEFRDSGVDDVSLEDISNYEPFHWVLEFATVYQDGGFDLIIGNPPWDVLTKDRSHFFPKYDEIFRTRSPSGKNSIQEDLLKDPEIEKEWERYQKDMERRSAYFNNCDRFKLQSPKVAGQTVANENDLSMLFLERVYKLISDGGYVSLILPGVVFNGGAAKDLRNYALQNTTLNYVLGFENRGIFPEIDNRYRFGIMVFKNTGGTGSVYGIFNQTTVDVLRNIEEISFEIPKRVLENYSPEAGIFPYVDSEREVDVLNQILKHPPASAEIDSAWHAELYRELDSSLDSDRFFENETVGDYPIYQGKNIFQYSHDSKFVDDLEEVSLWGIECDKDRSAKWRIREKAFRSRDPSVGLKKAIYTKFNGTGSQKGFVNNLLEEHDREPLSLEDVLLDCTEYRVAFRKIARSTDERTVIATVLPKGAVAVDSIHTVRPYSVDPEEEHLGDYPLHSAYERVFTDKELFTFVGLLNSIPFDYLLRTKIDSNILKYKFEESQIPRLTQGDDWFEFISIRAARLNCYGEEFEEMRQRLGGVDVVDSEEERKTTQAEIDAAAFHAYDLSEDQMDYILSEFHTVDSPRVMTDEYISSVRDKYHQLKE from the coding sequence ATGACTCTCCAGCAAATCAAAGCCGCTGACATCGCCGGCTGGGACTCTCTACAGGATATTGCTGATTCTCTCGAGAAACGGGGGCTCAAGACACGGCCGAACCTTGGTGAAGAACACCAACTTGTTCTTCAGCTCTCTGACAACGAATTCGTCGTCATTGTAGAAGCCGGCCCCGGCGAATCTGCAACCGACTTCAAACCCGAGAACCGTACACGCCATACGAACCTCGTAGCGACCAACGATTTCGAGGAGTTCACTTTCCTCACGCGTGTTCGAAGTTGGGAGGGACAGCAGCACGGCCGAATCAAGCACCAGAAACTCTCATTCAGTAAAGAACAGTTCGAGCGGGATAGTGGTGAGAAAAATACGATTCTACAGAAACTCAACTCCATAGAGTACGGGACATCTGCGGCAATTTACGATACACTCTACGACACCCGTCAAGTCGTCAAAAAGTTCTACCAACAATTTGAGAACCTTCGTACCGACCTTGTGCAGGAGGTCTCGGGTATACCTGATGACCGTGGTGACGCAAAACAAAGGTACGTGCAGGTCATCCTCGACCGGATGATCTTCCTCTACTTCATCCAAGAAAAGCGCCTACTCCACCGCGACCGCGACTACCTCCACGAACAGCCCGCGAAGGTCGTAGACGAAGGGGAAGATCGCTACGAAGAATTCTACGCGCCGCTATTCTTTGACTACCTCGCGGAGGATAAGCAGAACCCGGACTTCGGGAAACTCCCCTATCTCAACGGTGGCCTCTTTGCAAAGAACCCTGTCGAAGAGGAGTTCGAGGACGCAAAACTGGGCGATTCAGCCGAGAAGACGAACGAATTGTTCGACGATATTCTGGACTTCCTTTCCGACTGGAACTGGAACGTTGATGAGCGACTCGACATTGTTGACCCGAAGAACCTCTCCCCAGCGGTTCTCGGTCACATCTTCGAACAGACTGTTAACCAGAAAGAGATGGGCGCATACTACACGCCCGAGGAAATCACCGGTTTCATGGCCAGACGAACGGTCCACCCATACCTCCTTGACCAATTGAACGAGACCGTCGGTGCGTCCTACAACGAGATTGACGACGTGTTCGGCTTCACTGAGATAGACGCATCCAAAGAAGCGGCAGCGCTCGCAGACGGCGGGATGGTCACCCAGCAGGCGCCAACTGAGAATGTCGATGTCGGGCATGTTGAGACACTTTATCACGACATCCTGAAGGAGACAAAAGTCCTCGACCCTGCAGTCGGTAGTGGGGCGTTCCTCCTCGCCGGACAGGAGGTGCTGCTCGACCTCTATATGCAATGTATCGAGTTCTTCCAGCGCCTCGAAGACGAGGGCAAGGGATGGGAACTGTCATCGCGGACACGCGATGAGTTGGAAACTATCGCGTCTGGGAAGGGGAACGCGTCGCTGTACGCGAAGCGTACTATCATTCTGAATAACCTCTATGGTGTGGACATTGACGATGGAGCGGTCGAAATCTGTAAACTCCGACTATGGCTCTCAATGGTCGCAGACATTGAGGACGAACCGGGTGAGGTCGAACCGCTTCCCAACATTGATTTCAACATTCGTCAGGGAAACAGTCTAATCGGATTCACTGAACTCACAGAGGTTGCTACAGAAAGTGGCGATGCATCTCTTACGAATTATGGCGGGGGTGTCGGCGAAAGTGTAAGAGAGATGTACGAGGACGTCATCAAGGCTGTAAAAAGGCACAAACAAGCAAATACTGCTTCCGAGGCAACAACTGCACGTAATTTAGCAGAGTCACGCATTCAAACCTATAGCGAAAGTTTAGACGAGAAAATCCTTGAGGAATTCAGGGACTCCGGTGTGGACGATGTTTCGTTAGAAGACATTAGTAATTATGAGCCGTTCCATTGGGTTTTGGAGTTTGCCACGGTGTACCAAGATGGTGGATTTGATCTCATTATCGGAAATCCACCATGGGATGTCTTGACCAAAGACCGGAGCCACTTCTTCCCAAAGTACGATGAGATATTTAGAACGAGAAGTCCTAGCGGGAAGAACAGCATTCAAGAAGACCTTCTAAAGGACCCAGAAATCGAAAAGGAATGGGAGCGATACCAAAAGGACATGGAGCGGCGGTCTGCCTATTTCAATAATTGTGATCGATTCAAATTACAAAGTCCAAAAGTAGCAGGGCAAACCGTCGCGAATGAGAATGACCTCTCTATGTTGTTCCTTGAGCGCGTTTATAAACTAATCTCTGATGGCGGGTATGTGTCATTAATTCTCCCCGGGGTAGTTTTCAATGGAGGTGCAGCGAAAGACTTGCGGAATTATGCACTTCAGAATACGACATTAAACTACGTTCTTGGGTTTGAAAATCGTGGGATTTTCCCGGAAATCGATAACCGCTATCGGTTTGGAATCATGGTCTTCAAAAACACCGGTGGAACCGGTTCTGTTTACGGGATATTTAATCAAACTACGGTCGATGTTCTAAGAAATATAGAAGAAATCTCCTTTGAGATTCCAAAGAGAGTACTTGAAAACTATTCGCCAGAAGCGGGTATCTTTCCCTACGTCGACTCCGAAAGAGAAGTAGACGTACTCAATCAAATTTTGAAACATCCTCCAGCGTCTGCGGAGATAGATAGTGCGTGGCACGCTGAACTGTACAGAGAACTCGACAGTTCCTTAGATTCAGATCGCTTCTTTGAGAACGAAACTGTTGGCGACTATCCGATATATCAGGGAAAAAATATATTCCAATATTCTCATGATTCCAAATTCGTTGATGACCTTGAAGAGGTTAGCTTGTGGGGCATTGAGTGTGACAAAGACAGAAGCGCAAAGTGGCGCATCCGTGAGAAAGCGTTCAGATCACGTGACCCTAGTGTAGGCTTGAAAAAAGCGATATACACTAAATTCAATGGTACTGGTTCACAGAAGGGGTTTGTAAATAACCTTCTAGAAGAACACGATAGGGAGCCATTGTCTCTTGAGGATGTATTACTGGACTGTACCGAATATCGTGTTGCATTCAGAAAAATCGCACGCTCAACAGATGAAAGAACTGTGATTGCGACGGTATTACCGAAAGGAGCCGTCGCTGTCGATAGTATCCACACTGTGAGGCCTTACAGTGTTGACCCGGAGGAAGAACATCTTGGAGACTATCCCTTGCATTCCGCCTATGAGAGGGTCTTTACCGATAAGGAACTCTTCACGTTTGTTGGTCTACTGAACAGTATCCCATTTGATTATTTGCTGCGAACAAAAATTGATTCGAATATTCTAAAATACAAATTTGAGGAGTCACAGATTCCTCGACTCACTCAGGGTGATGACTGGTTTGAATTCATATCGATACGTGCGGCTCGGTTGAATTGTTATGGTGAGGAGTTTGAGGAGATGCGCCAAAGGCTAGGTGGTGTTGATGTTGTTGACTCTGAAGAAGAAAGGAAAACAACGCAGGCAGAGATTGACGCAGCGGCATTCCATGCTTATGATCTATCTGAGGACCAGATGGATTACATCCTTTCTGAGTTCCATACCGTGGACAGTCCACGCGTAATGACAGATGAATATATCTCCTCAGTTAGGGACAAGTACCACCAACTGAAGGAATAA